The sequence below is a genomic window from Kitasatospora kifunensis.
CGCCACCACCACCCGCCTCGCCGAGGCCGCCGCGCTGGCCGTGCGCTGCCACCGCGACTACCCGGGCCTGCGCGCGCTGACCGTCGACGCCCTCGCCTACCACGACGCCGGCGCCTCCCCCGCCCAGGAGCTGGGTGCCGCGCTCGCCACCGGCGTCGCCTACCTGCGCGAGCTGACCGCCGCCGGCCTGTCCGTGGACGCGGCCGCCGGCCAGCTGGAGTTCCGCTTCGCCGCGACCGAGGACCAGTTCCTCACCATCGCCAAGTTCCGCGCCGCGCGCCGCCTGTGGGCCCGGGTCGCCGAGGTCAGCGGCGTCTCGCCGCAGGCCGCCGCGCAGCGCCAGCACGCCGTCACCTCGGCCGTGATGATGACCGCCCGCGACCCGTGGGTGAACATGCTGCGCACCACGGTGGCCACCCTGGCCGCCGGGGTCGGCGGCGCCGACGCGGTGACCGTGCTGCCGTTCGACAGCGCACTCGGGCTGCCGGACGCCTTCGCCCGCCGGATCGCCTGCAACACCCAGGCGATCCTGTTGGAGGAGTCGCACCTGGGCAAGGTGGTCGACCCGGCCGGCGGCTCCTGGTACGTGGAGCAGCTGACCGAGGAGCTGGCCCAGGCCGCCTGGGCCTGGTTCCAGGAGATCGAGCGGGCCGGCGGCCTGCGCGCCGCGCTGGACTCCGGGCTGATCGGAGAGACGATCGCCGCCACCTGGGCGGCCCGCTCGGCGCAGCTCGCCAAGCGGCGCGAGCCGGTCACCGGCGTCAGCGAGTTCCCCAACCTCGGCGAGCAGCCGCTGGTCCGCGAGCCGGCCCCGGCCCCGCTGGGCGGCGGCCTGCCCCGGGTGCGCCGGGCGCAGGCCTTCGAGGCGCTGCGGGACCGCTCGGACGCGCACCTGGCGGCCACCGGCAGCCGTCCCAAGCTCTTCCTGGCGGCGCTCGGCCCGGCGGCCGTGCACACCGCGCGGGCCACCTTCGCCGCCAACCTGATCCAGGCCGGCGGGATCGAGACGGTCCTGGCCGAGGGCACCGAAGCGGCCGCGCTGGCCGAGGCGTTCACCGCCAGCGGCGCGAGGACGGCCTGCCTGTGCTCCAGCGACAAGCTCTACGCGGAGCTGGGCGAGGCGGTGGCCGGCTCGCTGAAGGCGGCCGGCGCCACCGCCGTGCTGCTGGCCGGACGGCCCGGCGAGCAGCGCGAGGCCTACCAACGAGCCGGGGTGGACGAGTTCGTCTTCGCGGGCGGCGACGCGGTCGCGGTCCTGACCTCGCTCCTCGACCAGATCGGAGTGGCGCGATGATCCCCGACTTCACCACCATCGGGCTCGACGGGGACAAGGCTCCCCGGGCCACCGCCGAGCAGTGGCAGGCCGCTTGGCGCCAGGCCACCGGCAAGGACGTCGCCGAGCAGCTCTGGGAGACCCCGGAGGGCATCGGGGTCAAGCCGCTCTACACCGCCGAGGACCTGGCGGGCCTGGACTTCCTGGGCACCTACCCGGGCATCGCGCCCTACCTGCGCGGCCCGTACCCGACGATGTACGTCAACCAGCCCTGGACGGTGCGCCAGTACGCGGGCTTCTCCACCGCCGAGGAGTCCAACGCGTTCTACCGCCGCAACCTGGCGGCCGGTCAGAAGGGCCTGTCGGTCGCCTTCGACCTGCCCACCCACCGCGGCTACGACAGCGACCACCCCCGGGTGACCGGCGACGTCGGCATGGCGGGCGTGGCGATCGACTCGATCTACGACATGCGCCAACTCTTCGACGGCATCCCGCTGGACAAGATGTCGGTGTCGATGACCATGAACGGCGCCGTACTGCCGGTGCTCGCGCTCTACATCGTGGCGGCCGAGGAGCAGGGGGTGAAGCCGGAGCAGCTCGCGGGGACCATCCAGAACGACATCCTCAAGGAGTTCATGGTCCGCAACACCTACATCTACCCGCCGCTGCCCTCGATGCGGATCATCTCCGACATCTTCGCGTACACCTCGCAGAAGATGCCGCGCTACAACTCGATCTCCATCTCCGGCTACCACATCCAGGAGGCCGGCGCGACGGCCGACCTGGAGCTCGCCTACACGCTGGCCGACGGCGTGGAGTACCTGCGGGCCGGGCTGGGAGCGGGACTTGACGTGGACGCCTTCGCGCCGCGGCTCTCCTTCTTCTGGGCGATCGGGATGAACTTCTTCATGGAGGTCGCCAAGCTGCGCGCGGCCCGGCTGCTCTGGGCCAAGCTGGTCAAGCAGTTCGACCCGTCGAGCCCCAAGTCGCTCTCGCTGCGCACCCATTCGCAGACCTCGGGCTGGTCGCTGACCGCCCAGGACGTCTTCAACAACGTCACCCGCACCTGTGTGGAGGCGATGGCCGCCACCCAGGGCCACACCCAGTCGCTGCACACCAACGCGCTGGACGAGGCACTCGCGCTGCCCACCGACTTCTCCGCCCGGATCGCCCGCAACACCCAGCTGATGCTCCAACAGGAGTCGGGCACCTGCCGGGTGATCGACCCGTGGGGCGGCAGCGCCTACGTCGAGAAGCTCACCCACGACCTGGCCCGGCGCGCCTGGCAGCACATCCAGGAGGTGGAGGCGGCCGGCGGCATGGCCAAGGCCATCGACGCGGGCATCCCCAAGCTGCGCGTGGAGGAGGCCGCCGCCCGCACCCAGGCCCGGATCGACTCGGGGCGTCAGCCGGTGATCGGCGTCAACAAGTACCGGGTGGCCAACGACGAGCAGATCGACGTGCTCAAGGTCGACAACTCCTCGGTGCGCGCCCAGCAGATCGAGAAGCTGCGCCGGCTGCGCGCCGAGCGCGACGAACTCGCCTGCCAGGACGCGCTGAACGCGCTGACCCGCTCCGCCGAGGCGGGCGCCGGCAGCTCGCTGGACGGCAACCTGCTGGCGCTCGCGGTGAACGCGGCCCGGGCCAAGGCCACCGTCGGCGAGATCTCGGACGCCCTGGAGAAGGTGTACGGGCGGCACTCCGGCCAGATCCGTACCATCTCCGGTGTGTACCGTGACGAAGCAGGAGCCTCCTCCACCGCCGTGCAGCGCACCCGCGACCTGGTCGAGAAGTTCGAGACCGCCGAAGGCCGTCGCCCGCGCATCCTGGTCGCCAAGATGGGCCAGGACGGCCACGACCGCGGCCAGAAGGTGATCGCCACCGCCTTCGCCGACCTCGGCTTCACGGTGGACGTCGGCCCGCTCTTCCAGACCCCGGCCGAGGTGGCCCGCCAGGCGGTGGAGGCCGACGTGCACATCGTCGGCGTCTCCTCGCTGGCGGCCGGACACCTGACCCTGGTCCCGGCGCTGCGCGCCGAGTTGGCCGAGGCGGGTCGCGAGGACATCACCATCGTGGTCGGCGGCGTGATCCCGCCGCAGGACTTCGAGGCGCTGTACGCGGCCGGCGCCGCGGCGGTCTTCGGACCCGGCACGGTGATCCCGGACGCCGCGTACGACCTGCTCGTCTCGCTCGCCGCCGACCTCGGCCACGAGCTGTAGGCGGTCCGACCCATGGCCCGCACGATCGATCTCGACCAGTACCGGCAGGGTGTGCTCGACGGCTCGCGCGCCTGGATCGCGCGGGCCATCACCCTGGTCGAATCCACCCGGCCCGACCACCGCGAGCTGGCCCAACGGCTGCTGGTCGACCTGCTGCCGCACTCCGGCAAGGCGGTGCGGGTCGGCATCACCGGCGTGCCCGGTGTCGGCAAGTCGACCTTCATCGAGGGCCTCGGCACCCGGCTGACCGGTCGCGGCCACAAGGTGGCGGTGCTCGCCGTCGACCCCACCTCCAGCCGCACCGGCGGCTCCATCCTGGGCGACAAGACCCGGATGGAGAAGCTCTCCGCCGACCCGAACGCCTTCGTCCGCCCCTCCCCCACCTCCGGCACGCTCGGCGGCGTGGCCCGGGCCACCCGCGAGTCGATGGTGGTGATGGAGGCGGCCGGCTATGACGTGGTGCTGGTCGAGACGGTCGGCGTCGGCCAGTCCGAGACGACGGTTGCGGGCATGGTCGACTCCTTCCTGCTGCTCACCCTGGCCCGCACCGGCGACCAACTCCAGGGCATCAAGAAGGGCGTCCTCGAACTCGCCGACCTGATCGCGGTCAACAAGGCCGACGGCCCGCACGACCGCGACGCCAAGGCCGCCGCCCGCGAACTGGCCGGCGCCCTACGCCTGCTGCAAGCCCCGGACGCCGTCTGGACCCCACCGGTGCTCACCTGCAGCGGCCTCGACGGCACCGGCCTGGACACCCTCTGGGAACGCCTCACCCAACACCGC
It includes:
- the meaB gene encoding methylmalonyl Co-A mutase-associated GTPase MeaB, with translation MARTIDLDQYRQGVLDGSRAWIARAITLVESTRPDHRELAQRLLVDLLPHSGKAVRVGITGVPGVGKSTFIEGLGTRLTGRGHKVAVLAVDPTSSRTGGSILGDKTRMEKLSADPNAFVRPSPTSGTLGGVARATRESMVVMEAAGYDVVLVETVGVGQSETTVAGMVDSFLLLTLARTGDQLQGIKKGVLELADLIAVNKADGPHDRDAKAAARELAGALRLLQAPDAVWTPPVLTCSGLDGTGLDTLWERLTQHRELLDATGALTAKRRDQQVAWTWAMVHDQLFAQLHEHPEVRRLTPELERQVREGTLTATLAAQRILSEFRIPSSS
- the scpA gene encoding methylmalonyl-CoA mutase, with translation MIPDFTTIGLDGDKAPRATAEQWQAAWRQATGKDVAEQLWETPEGIGVKPLYTAEDLAGLDFLGTYPGIAPYLRGPYPTMYVNQPWTVRQYAGFSTAEESNAFYRRNLAAGQKGLSVAFDLPTHRGYDSDHPRVTGDVGMAGVAIDSIYDMRQLFDGIPLDKMSVSMTMNGAVLPVLALYIVAAEEQGVKPEQLAGTIQNDILKEFMVRNTYIYPPLPSMRIISDIFAYTSQKMPRYNSISISGYHIQEAGATADLELAYTLADGVEYLRAGLGAGLDVDAFAPRLSFFWAIGMNFFMEVAKLRAARLLWAKLVKQFDPSSPKSLSLRTHSQTSGWSLTAQDVFNNVTRTCVEAMAATQGHTQSLHTNALDEALALPTDFSARIARNTQLMLQQESGTCRVIDPWGGSAYVEKLTHDLARRAWQHIQEVEAAGGMAKAIDAGIPKLRVEEAAARTQARIDSGRQPVIGVNKYRVANDEQIDVLKVDNSSVRAQQIEKLRRLRAERDELACQDALNALTRSAEAGAGSSLDGNLLALAVNAARAKATVGEISDALEKVYGRHSGQIRTISGVYRDEAGASSTAVQRTRDLVEKFETAEGRRPRILVAKMGQDGHDRGQKVIATAFADLGFTVDVGPLFQTPAEVARQAVEADVHIVGVSSLAAGHLTLVPALRAELAEAGREDITIVVGGVIPPQDFEALYAAGAAAVFGPGTVIPDAAYDLLVSLAADLGHEL
- a CDS encoding methylmalonyl-CoA mutase subunit beta, with the translated sequence MTVPPEGLPLAAEFPDASREQWRRLVEGVLSKSGTQHAAGTPAEDALASALQDGLRARPLYTAQDAPAPAEAGYPGFPPFVRGGRPQGSAVAGWEVRQYHADPSPARTAEGVLADLEHGGGSVWLALGAAGLPVSALPAVLKDVYLDLAAVVLDAGPQTTEAAEQLFQVLEQRAVPNEAATGNLGADPLGLLARTNESAADATTTRLAEAAALAVRCHRDYPGLRALTVDALAYHDAGASPAQELGAALATGVAYLRELTAAGLSVDAAAGQLEFRFAATEDQFLTIAKFRAARRLWARVAEVSGVSPQAAAQRQHAVTSAVMMTARDPWVNMLRTTVATLAAGVGGADAVTVLPFDSALGLPDAFARRIACNTQAILLEESHLGKVVDPAGGSWYVEQLTEELAQAAWAWFQEIERAGGLRAALDSGLIGETIAATWAARSAQLAKRREPVTGVSEFPNLGEQPLVREPAPAPLGGGLPRVRRAQAFEALRDRSDAHLAATGSRPKLFLAALGPAAVHTARATFAANLIQAGGIETVLAEGTEAAALAEAFTASGARTACLCSSDKLYAELGEAVAGSLKAAGATAVLLAGRPGEQREAYQRAGVDEFVFAGGDAVAVLTSLLDQIGVAR